GGGGGCGGCGACGCTGTCTTCTGCCGCGGCCCACTCCGGCACCTGCTCGATCCGGCTCCACACCACCACGGATCCGGGATCCCTTGCCAAGGTGAGTCTGGCACTCGACACCCAGACGCGGGAAATCTATGCCGACGGCTGGTTTAACATTGCCACCGAGGGCCCTGTTGGCAACAATGTCCCGTACCTGCGGATCTTCTCCGGGGGCGTCCGGATCATGGATGTCTTCCGGCAGAACATCTCGCACGAACTCGTGCTGCGGACCACGTCGCCGCAGGGGTTCACCTACACCAGCCTGGCGCCGAACGTCCGGGACGGAATCTGGCACCGACTGGTCATGCACGTCGTTCCGAATGGGCCCGCGACCGGCGTGCAGATCTGGTGGGACGGCCGGTCCGTCTTTGAATCGAACACCATCGACATCCGCGCCACCACGGCCGACACGGTGCAGTTGGGGTCCGAGCATGACCAGCAAAAGGGCGACATCTACGTCGATGACCTGGTGGTCAACGGTGGCACGGGGGACCCTGTGCCGATCCCCGGGGTCCTCCCCGCACCCAAACCCAGCATCCTGAAGCGGCCGGAAGTCGACAGCGGGTCGCATTCCGGGTTCCTGGCCGGCGGCCGGCAGGGGTGGAACAGGCAGGCCGACGCCACCTGAACCGGGGCGCGCCCAGATCACGGTTGTGTTGCGGCCGGAACCCGGCGGGAACTATCCCTGCCGCCCGGGCGTGGGAATTGGTAGCGTGAAGCGTACCGATCTTTACGAGCTATCATCACCTACCCCCTTAACCTGGAGGACACCAGCAATGGCACTTGGCGGAAACCCGATCTTCAACGGAAAGAATTTCCGTGGAGCCACCCAGGCACCGCCTGCCCCGCAGGCCGCCTACGGGCAGGGCTTCGGCCAGAACGCTTATGGCCAGGCGCCGTACGGCCAGAACGGCTACGGCCAGAACGGCTACGGTCAGGCCCAGGCCGGCTGGAACCCGGCACAGCAGGCCATGAGCAACGACCAACTGCAGGACCTGTACAACCGCCCGGCCGCGGGACCGGTCGACACCGGCCGCATGACTTTCGACGACGTCATCATGAAGACCGCGGCCTGCCTCGGCGCCGTCATTGCCGGCGCAGCCGTCACCCTCGTGGTGGCCCAGGGCCTGGCCTCCATGCTGATGCTGGTCGGCGCGCTGGGCGGCTTTGTCCTGGCCCTCGTCAACACCTTCAAGAAGCAGCCCTCCCCGGCGCTGATCCTGGCCTACGCCGCCCTCGAGGGCCTGTTCCTCGGCGGCCTGACCCGCATCCTCGACGGCATGTTCCCCGGCGTCGGCCTGCAGGCCGTCATCGGCACGCTCTCCGTCTTCGCCGTGACCCTGGTGCTGTTCAAGAGCGGCAAGGTCCGGGCCACGCCCAAGGCCATGCGCTTCTTTATGATCGCGCTGATCGGCTACGCCGTCTTCGCGCTCATCAACATGGTGATGATGTGGACCGGGGCGGTCAACTCCCCGTTCGGCCTTCGCACAAGCTTCGAAATCTTCGGCATTCCGCTGGGCGTCTTCATCGGCCTGCTCGCGATCGGCCTGGCCGCGTTCTCCCTGATCATGGACTTCACCAGCATCGAGGCCGGCGTCCGCGCCGGCGCCCCGCAGCGCTTCTCCTGGACCGCCGCCTTCGGCCTCACCGTCACCCTCGTGTGGCTCTATGTCGAGATCATCCGCCTGCTGGCCATCCTCCGCGGCGACGACTAGCAGCCGCAAGAAAAAACAGCACGACAATAAAGCGGCCCCGCCGGAAAGGCGGGGCCGCTTTATTGTCATCGGCCTCAGCCGAGCCGTTCCAGGATCACTGCCATGCCCTGGCCGCCTCCCACACACAGGGTCGCCAGGCCCAGGCTGCCGTCCCTCTCCTGCAGCCCGTTGAGCAGGGTGGTCGTCATCCGGGCGCCGGTCATGCCGAAGGGATGTCCGAGGGCAATGGCGCCGCCGTGGACGTTGAGCCGGTCCGGGTCGATCCCCAGTTCCCGCGCGCTCGCCACCACCTGCACCGCAAAAGCCTCGTTGAGTTCCACCAGGTCGATGTCGCCGATGGTGAGGCCCGCCTGCTTCAGCGCCCGCCGGGTCGCCTCGACCGGGCCCATGCCCATCAATTCGGGGGACAGGGCGCTGACTCCCGTGGCGACGATGCGGGCCAGCGGTTCCAGCCCCAGCTCCCTCGCGCGGGAGTCGCTCATCACAACGACGGCGGCAGCGCCGTCGTTGAGCGGGCAGGCGTTGCCGGCCGTCACGGTACCCTCGGCGCGGAAGACCGGCTGCAGCGCCGCCACCGAGTCGAGGGTGACGCCGGCCCGCGGCGAGTCGTCCCGGTCCACCACGGTGCCGTCCCGGCGCGTGTACGGGGTGATCTCGCGGGCGAAGAACCCGGAGGCGAGAGCCGCCTCGGCCCGGTTCTGGCTCTGGACGGCCCAGGCATCCTGCTCTGCGCGGCTGATGCCGTAGCTGGTGGCGACGTTTTCCGCGGTCTGGCCCATCGAAATGTAGATGTCCGGCATCCGCCCGCCCAGCCTCGGATCGGTCCACGGTGTGTTGGACGCGGCCCGGGCCGCGGTGCGCTGCCGCGCCGGCTCGAACAGCGGGTTGTGGGTGGAGGCGTCGGTCTCCCCGGCCCCGGCCCAGTCACGGTAGCGCGAGACCGCTTCCACCCCGGCCGCAACGAAGGCCTCGCCCTCGCCGGCCTTGATGGCGTGGAAGGCCATCCGCAGGGTCTGCAGGCTCGAGGCGCAGAAGCGGTTGACGGTGGCGGCGGGCACGTTGTCGAGTCCGGCCAGGATGGAGACCACCCGGGCCATGTTGGACCCGGCCTCCCCGCTGGGCTCGGCACAGCCCAGATACAGGTCGTCGAGGCCGCGGACGTCGTCGCGCGGGTCGAAGGCGGGGATCTTGGCCAGGGCGGCAGCGACCATGGCGGAGGCCAGATCGTCGGGCCGTTCGTCCTTCAGTGATCCCTTGAAGGCGCGGCCGATGGGGCTCCGGGCGGTGGCGACGATGACAGCTTCAGGCATGCGCCCAGCCTACGCCGGGCCCGCCGGAGCAGGTCCGGCGCGGCCCAGGTCCGTTCGAAGCAGGTCAGGCCAGCCGCAGGGCTCCCGCGGCCGGGCGCACGCGGAAAATGTCCGGTGCCGCGTAACCAGCACCCGTGAAGGCGCTTGCGACGGTGGCCCGCAGCCTTTCCTCCGCGCCCGCCGGGGCAAGCGCGATCGCACAGCCGCCGAAGCCGCCTCCGGTCATCCGGGCGCCGATCGCGCCGGCGGTCCGGGCCGTGTCCACCGCCAGGTCCAGCTCGGGGCAGGAGATCTCGAAATCGTCCCGCATCGAGGCATGCGACGCGTCCAGCAGCGGGCCGATCGCCTGCGGCCCGGCACCCTCGAGCAGCTCCACGGTCCGCAGCACGCGGTCGTTCTCGGTGACGACATGCCGGACCCTGCGAAACGTCTCCGGGTCCAGCAGGCCGGCTGCCTCCTCGAGATCCTCGACCCCCACATCGCGCAGGGCCCGGACGCCGAGCACGTCAGCGCCCAGTTCACACGACGCGCGCCGAGCCGCGTAGCCGCCGCCGGCGTGCGAGTGCGAGACCTTCGTGTCGATCACCAGCAGCACCAGGCCAGCGCCCTCGGCGTCGAACGGCACCAGGCGGACGCCCTGGTCGCGGCAGTCGAGAAACACCGCCTGGCCCGCAGCGCCCCGGAGCGAGGCAGACTGGTCCATGATCCCGGTGGGGGCGCCGACAAAGTCGTTCTCCGCA
The nucleotide sequence above comes from Arthrobacter sp. KBS0702. Encoded proteins:
- a CDS encoding Bax inhibitor-1/YccA family protein, whose product is MALGGNPIFNGKNFRGATQAPPAPQAAYGQGFGQNAYGQAPYGQNGYGQNGYGQAQAGWNPAQQAMSNDQLQDLYNRPAAGPVDTGRMTFDDVIMKTAACLGAVIAGAAVTLVVAQGLASMLMLVGALGGFVLALVNTFKKQPSPALILAYAALEGLFLGGLTRILDGMFPGVGLQAVIGTLSVFAVTLVLFKSGKVRATPKAMRFFMIALIGYAVFALINMVMMWTGAVNSPFGLRTSFEIFGIPLGVFIGLLAIGLAAFSLIMDFTSIEAGVRAGAPQRFSWTAAFGLTVTLVWLYVEIIRLLAILRGDD
- a CDS encoding acetyl-CoA C-acetyltransferase: MPEAVIVATARSPIGRAFKGSLKDERPDDLASAMVAAALAKIPAFDPRDDVRGLDDLYLGCAEPSGEAGSNMARVVSILAGLDNVPAATVNRFCASSLQTLRMAFHAIKAGEGEAFVAAGVEAVSRYRDWAGAGETDASTHNPLFEPARQRTAARAASNTPWTDPRLGGRMPDIYISMGQTAENVATSYGISRAEQDAWAVQSQNRAEAALASGFFAREITPYTRRDGTVVDRDDSPRAGVTLDSVAALQPVFRAEGTVTAGNACPLNDGAAAVVVMSDSRARELGLEPLARIVATGVSALSPELMGMGPVEATRRALKQAGLTIGDIDLVELNEAFAVQVVASARELGIDPDRLNVHGGAIALGHPFGMTGARMTTTLLNGLQERDGSLGLATLCVGGGQGMAVILERLG
- the galK gene encoding galactokinase, producing the protein MNVPLGTTELRSRFEAVFGAAPDGVWQAPGRVNLIGEHTDYNEGFVLPFAIDRAARVAVRLRPDSTVRMLSTFGNQGLTTADAAALEPAAARGWTKYPLGVLWALQQRGLAVPGLDLLLDSDVPRGAGLSSSHAIECAVILALNELTGAGLSAQDMVLATQRAENDFVGAPTGIMDQSASLRGAAGQAVFLDCRDQGVRLVPFDAEGAGLVLLVIDTKVSHSHAGGGYAARRASCELGADVLGVRALRDVGVEDLEEAAGLLDPETFRRVRHVVTENDRVLRTVELLEGAGPQAIGPLLDASHASMRDDFEISCPELDLAVDTARTAGAIGARMTGGGFGGCAIALAPAGAEERLRATVASAFTGAGYAAPDIFRVRPAAGALRLA